The genomic window agatacactaccaacacactgcataacagatctacaagtctgagccagaatcattgaaatttactttctgtataaaatattgcaatcaaatttgttcacgatgtcccacaaataacgcaggttaccctcgccttcgattcaaagtaactccaatctgacttaattacaatcgaaacgcagatgacgaactgattcaccacaaatttgaggtattttacacacaaatttcaactgtgttgtttcgcgataaacagccataaacaaacaaatgtggcgccgtcacgtcgccttggaaggaataacgcaggtgaccaaggcttgtttccgatacctgtctgattaaaatcatcgtttttttcacgaatgacggctctttggcagatctggtgagttggaaactgtctatgaatgtttcatttaatgtcaaatgcgtacattcttgtcgatattgttacctttgggctcataaattaagtcaatcgtcgtgttgtccgaaagtgacttttgtcagcatagaacttactgtgctttgatcattgactgagaagaatcttccgatgacactagttcatttcactacgcgactgcagatctgcaaggaaacttatggcaggggaaataagcttaactgaagacgaataagcggagtaactgttcttcaacggattgctcttacactgatctaaataattatttagatcttgtcgtctgctagtaagtagtcttcggtcgtgtgaaagtcacatctatttcgactgtgtgcatcgatccgtgtagtgaaatgttgatctttgatgatttggcaacataacttcgctaaatgtgcttcgagtgtatctccccgttaaccgcatttgaaaacgtcttttaacaagaccatgtttcgacagcccagacggggaggatcctcgatagctcacagggtatataatgttttccgccgtgttttgaagaatcctttcaaatttgctattccaaaagtaccttatgacacgactcgagtggcaaagaacattctctgcaattcctgtctcagtccgtgcagccgtttcgggtcctatcgtcatcatacaaacatacacacagacacacaagaaccagctttaaaagttagattatgtaggaaccatgtgaaccagtgattttttcttatgtacaacagatactacagtaattctgctttatgaaaagcaatatttcaaaaacaaaactagggatttgaattttgaccacttttccccctttctgtcaccagtactgaagaacaactcatatatgATTTATATTCctttgaataaaaaaacaattaaaaaccgTTGCCGACCTATAGACATTAGTTTGTGGGCCTTGTCATTGGAAACAAATATTTTACTTTATGGGTCCTTACCTGCTTCATCACCTACCCTGCCCTGTACAACAGTAACAAACATTTTACTTTATGGGTCCTTACCTGCTTCATCACCTACCCTGCCCTGTACAACAGTAACAAACATTTTACTTTATGGGTCCTTACCTGCTTCATCACCTACCCTGCCCTGTACAACAGTAACAAACATTTTACTTATGGGTCCTTACCTGCTTCATCACCTACCCTGCCCTGTACAACAGTAACAACCATTTTACTTTATGGGTCCTTACCTGCTTCATCACCTACCCTGCCCTGTACAACAGTAACAACCATTTCACTTTATGGGTCCTTACCTGCCTCATCACCTACCCTGCCCTGTACAACAGTAACAAATATTTCACTTTATGGGTCCTTACCTGCTTCATCACCTACCCTGCCCTGTACAACAGTAACAAACATTTTACTTTATGGGTCCTTACCTGCTTCATCACCTACCCTGCCCTGTACAACAGTAAGCCTGTCAGTCAGACCTAGTCGCTGTGCATTTTCCTCCGTCAGCGAGCAGGCTTCACAGGACACATCAACAGCCACTGCTTGTAACTGCggacaaacaacaacattttaACATCCTTCCTTTCCTTCCTCTCTGTACCAAAATGTtggattcttttttttctttgtatccTTTGCTAATAAATTGTTGTATACATGTACTGTATTTGTttcagcttcttttttttttaaatatttgttaTGAAACATCATCTAGATCAGTAGCATTCTAAAGACAGTGAGCTGTAAACAGTTTTGAATCTTTTGGCAAAGCGGAAACACAAATGTACTAAGTACCTAGATAACATTTCTggtttaaccctttcgctgccaatcaaaacttgcgtatgtgcattcctgactgccagggaatattggagttcggggtgtaataattcacaaaaaattctagctccaaactggcagtaggtaggtaagtaaaacttatgttatttttaaggaaaattgaaccaagaatctgtttttagtgtctaatcatggaaataataattagtttggcttataatgatgtttaaatatgaacttttgaaaaatcagtccggcgcatcttccggtgcctgtggatcaaacacaggtggctgttttgcttgctccaagaaaggattataatcactatcatctacctgtttccaacgaatcctccgaaagaagatctcccccttcccctgtcagtatccataatcatttgcaccgcctgtagcgtcagtccggctttgtttttccctactagggcccggtcgactgtcaccgttagcctttttgacgagtcgagatttctctcccctaccctgtcgccaaggtcaaaaatagccttcagacacaaaaccgcgtcaccatttatgtttattcatgagaatgaggtatcctaccaagccattggctgctatttgtgtgtcagcagtgacgtagcatttctggaaaatcccggaacggagaagacgagtttacccgtcctaaggcgctgcggctgcacaagtcaagcgcatgacgggtatacccgttcTAAGACAGTCAAATGGTTAAACAGATAGACTTGCTTATTTTTTTAGCTAACTCAGACTAAGTAAAAAGTACATAATTATGGAACAAGCAGCACATCCACCATTACAAGTCTCGagatcagtctctctctctctgtctctctctccattttacTATACCAGAGGAAACTTGTGTAGGAGAGCAAGAGTTATAGCCCCTGATCCACAACAAAGTTCAAGTAGATGAGCTTCTGAGTGCAGATTGTTTGTCATTCTCTCAATCCTCTCCGCTGCCAGTCCAACCAACTCCTATGAAAagcaacaaaaaccaaaaaaatcacaatactGATTTAGATGAAGCATTTATTCATGCTGTTACCCAGCCACAAAGTAAAATGCATACTTGCTCATATTTTTCCTAATACTCATGATTTGTAAatgcttctttttttcctctccctcttttttctgtctgtttgttttcagcAAATGCTGCACACATTTTTATAAGCTTACCTCAGTTTCCGGCCTAGGGATGAAGACTGGTGGTCTAAGTTTCAGCTCTATATCATCAAAATCCCACTTTCCCAGGACGTATTGAACTGGTTCACTGCAAGGAATAGATAAATAATGTTAAGTCAATATAATAAAGAGTTTTGCACCGTTCAATAGTCACATATATCGTTTGGCACTGTACTGATTAATAGTCACAATGTCCCAAATAAAAGTGAAATAAAAAActctcgcgctggacccgagtactcttcagacattcacacacacacacacactctctctccctcactccttctctttctccctctctctcacacacacacacacactaccacatctccattctaaaacacgtcacgttccaaatcaaaagacgacattctattttcttacgtcactattcttggtttacggtaccattcggcggctttgctacgagtatggcatagtcttggtttgccgagaccttgcaccgttctatcagactgcctggctggctgttgcaccgcgaattcctcccaccgccaagtcgtttttttgtggtttatttcgcatttaggtcccaggtaacattatgaagttttaatacgatcaatcggacctattatcaagttagtgtatcaacttttgaacgaactgcacccagtagtttcccagcaataagctgttaagtcgagacacacacacagacagacaattaaagtctgctggacccttgtactagcgtactcggggataaactcTCTTATACCATCACGGAAATGATAATTTCATACTGTTTCAGGTTGACGATAAAGAGAAAAATACATTCCAACAGCCACAGGTCGATGACTAAAAGGTACTCAAATTCTCAACATCTATAATGATATTGTTCACTTGTAGAGAAAAACCGACTCACTGTTGCAGTCTCCTTTCACAGAGTGTGTCAACCTCCTGCAGTTGTTCCTCACTCAGTCCACATTGGGCATCCACTCCGTGTAGCTAAATGACCATTGAAAACAATCTGTTACtgagtatgtatgcatgtatgaaGTGGTTGTAGGTCTAAAGCCTAAACTTTTAGGAAGCTAACTGGCAAGAGATTTGGGGTGAGGGGGGCAGGTTGAAATATATGTCATTAATATCAAAATGACATGTAGAATGatacaatgtacatgtacacacacaaagacagacatatacagacagacagacacacacacacacacacacacgcacacacacacacacacaccagggtttagagaaaaagacaatgggacatttgtccccctcaaccaaatgtTGATGGGACATTACATAGTCCAAGGCAAAACGCACAAAGCACGTTAGGCCGTGCCAAAAAAACTTCAAAAGATGCAAAATACTGTAGTGCTATTTGGATCCATATGATGATATGAGAATTTGCCAGTGTATCAggttagtgtttgtttgtgttacgATCGATATCGCTTCTGTTGGCAGTTTTCACAGAGGTAAACACGCaagtgcagatactttgcaggATTGCTTGAATACTCGATCatgaattacattttaaaagtcAATCACAGCGCATTTCACAAACTCGCAAGTTTCTCGGCTTGACGCACGTTTTTGCTTAGGTCATTCCGAACACTGTACTCCCGTGAATAGTGTGCATGGGtcggcgcagtggtacgtaatctcagtgcgccctttgacgcactgaagggaattccaatgggacatcagttttgagatgttatgcgccaatggcgcactggtaaatgaaaccctgcacacacacacacacacaacttcagCCACACTTACCGTCTTATTCCCAAGAACATACGCCACGATATATTCCACGCTGACACGGGCTTCGGGAATGCTCTCTTTCTGCAACCTCTCAGTCCATCGCCTGCACACACCCTCAACAGTTGTGTGTCCTCTTTCCGATGTTATCTCAGTTTTTTCGTTGTGGATGCGACGCATCGAAAACTGTGCAATGACACGTGAGACCGTAGCTGTCGGTTTTGCATGCATCCATTTCCCTCGAAGTGTTTCTTCCCCTGATCTACGTGCTTGCCAAGAAAGTGAAAGTAGAGAAGATTGAAAACCGAATGATCTGCTGTGGAGAAGGATCTGCGACTTCGAAGaacataacaaaatcctgtatTGCTGCAAGGCAAGGCGTAACAAGGTAGCATTGATCGACGACATAACGCAGTGGAAAACACTTGAACTGTCCACAAATTTGCCAACTTGAACTTATGATCCACTCCCAAAGTACCGACAGATTTCCATGCCGAGTAAATCGTCTGCTCACAGGAACCGGAAGTGTGGCATACTGacgtaaacaagtcgcgtcacTTGTGGTCGCGTCGATAATGAAcgaaaaaacaaaggattactttTAATTCCTGAAATGTTCAGTGAGTTAACAAGAAACAAATTTGTTCCTGATGCAATTCAAAATGAAAGGATGTTAACAGCAACCTTTTGCTTGTCTATTCGCAGGGGACAAAACTCGCCCGAAAGCAAAAGACGAGGGACAAGAAATACAACGATAACCTCCCTTGTCGCACAACCACTTGGCTTTCGAACACACCGAACAATGGTGACCGAACAATAATATTTGTCCGTGTCAGTGTCAcaggtttcttcttctttctctctatttttctTATTCATCAATAGAAAAAACAATAGAAATTAAGTAGacgtgcaatgccaaggcactgtgCACATACCTTCAGCGAAGGAAAGATCGCCTCTCTCCGACTGAGTCTCTCagctctgtcagtctgtctctgtctctctctctcgcttcatgtacataaacttatatgttctatcATTGTAAATGATGTTTTTATGAAaccatttatttttttcccctagTGATAGTTGTAGTAacatagtttagtccctctttagggcgagggccagatgcaaaaaaagcatacctatgcttattcttgtcaccctcgacaaataaagatttgtcattgtcattctctctctctctctctctctctctctctctctctctctctctctctctctctctctctctctctctctctctctatcttaaccaaaacaatttacttcaccctaaacaatcgggttttagagctaaccattcctgccatactgccttagtttctctcgttgatcaatggctggagaaaataaacgacaatgaattctgtggtgccatttttgttgattttgctaaagcctttgacgtCATTGATCACACGTTATTACTGAGGAAATTCacattgtatggcgtcggaatcgaaactgtcaaacttattagttcatttctcaccggcagacaacaaactgtactaacaaacgcctcggcgtcgagcatgcaggaagtaaaatacggtgtaccacaaggatcggttttaggacccctcctcttctctatatacattaatgacctccccctacatattcaaaatgtatgtgaactttttgcagatgacaccacaattcactccagcaacacaaatttaactcgcttatcagaatcacttcaaaggagtttaaaccagttgacagagtggactgaactaaaccatatgtctcttaacccaaagaaaaccaaatatatggtcataacaacaagacacaaacgtcaaaatatttgttcagctggtcctgctttaatgatagatggtgaaatagtggaaaaagtcgaccatcacaaactgctgggtgttaatatcgataacaacttgtcttggtcaacccacatagagcaacttagtaaagtggtgtcaaagaaagtgtatctcttatctagaattaaacacttcctgaactgccacaccagaaagttattcttcattgctcatattcaatctgttattgattacgcatccactctatgggactcagcaagtgaaaattccttaaaaccacttagcagattacataaaagagcgctaaaagtagtattactaaagcacactaccctcagagttagactacatacatttagggatcttatctctaaagtcaagactgctttttaacaaaggaatctttatgcataaaattatatccgaaactctaccccaaaccatttgttcaaagttctctttgaagaattcacaccaccttatgaaatttaacactcctcttcctaggatagacttatttaagtctagtctagtttattcaggtggccgtctctggaacactcttccgagtgccttacgggaagctaccagcacagattctttcaaaaacaaatatatatcccatttaatgaaaatagtatattcttgattgttatgtcctttgggacacagtcactcacttttgatttattgttttgttcacgaaattatgatgttctgcataatatccattgtcttgcagagttgatgtactattgcatagtattctgactctaattgacttgcaaatttttgctttgcaccttgtcatgaacatttataaactacaatgtttcatataatgcacttatgtac from Littorina saxatilis isolate snail1 linkage group LG4, US_GU_Lsax_2.0, whole genome shotgun sequence includes these protein-coding regions:
- the LOC138964358 gene encoding MTRF1L release factor glutamine methyltransferase-like isoform X2; translated protein: MSSINATLLRLALQQYRILLCSSKSQILLHSRSFGFQSSLLSLSWQARRSGEETLRGKWMHAKPTATVSRVIAQFSMRRIHNEKTEITSERGHTTVEGVCRRWTERLQKESIPEARVSVEYIVAYVLGNKTLHGVDAQCGLSEEQLQEVDTLCERRLQHEPVQYVLGKWDFDDIELKLRPPVFIPRPETELQAVAVDVSCEACSLTEENAQRLGLTDRLTVVQGRVGDEAVQKRLKVLSPFNILVSNPPYIPSHQLSTLEPQILMYEDQAALDGGEDGLNVVRDILKLCPYLLNSNSDILMEIQPGQPDEIEQIVSDVKEPHLHFVSSYNDYLERERFCHLRTV
- the LOC138964358 gene encoding MTRF1L release factor glutamine methyltransferase-like isoform X1 codes for the protein MSSINATLLRLALQQYRILLCSSKSQILLHSRSFGFQSSLLSLSWQARRSGEETLRGKWMHAKPTATVSRVIAQFSMRRIHNEKTEITSERGHTTVEGVCRRWTERLQKESIPEARVSVEYIVAYVLGNKTLHGVDAQCGLSEEQLQEVDTLCERRLQHEPVQYVLGKWDFDDIELKLRPPVFIPRPETEELVGLAAERIERMTNNLHSEAHLLELCCGSGAITLALLHKFPLLQAVAVDVSCEACSLTEENAQRLGLTDRLTVVQGRVGDEAVQKRLKVLSPFNILVSNPPYIPSHQLSTLEPQILMYEDQAALDGGEDGLNVVRDILKLCPYLLNSNSDILMEIQPGQPDEIEQIVSDVKEPHLHFVSSYNDYLERERFCHLRTV